Part of the Sulfuricurvum kujiense DSM 16994 genome, AATTCACCATCCGTGATGGTGAGCTCAAAACAGGCGTTTAGTGAGCCTTCGGAGGTATCGAGACGCTTTGTGATATTAACTGATATCATCGAATCCCCCCTAACGATTTTTTGTTAAGAGTGTAAACCAGAAGCAAGATGGCAAACGTTACCGCAAAAAGGGTCAGGGCGTACTGGTGTGCCAGAGCATAGTTGAGCGATTCCACTTCGTCATAGATGGCGATGGAGGCGACGCGTGTTTCTCCGGGGATGTTTCCGCCGATCATGAGGATGACCCCGAACTCACCGACCGTGTGGGCAAAGGCGAGAACGATCCCTGAAATAAGGCCGTGCCGGATAGAGGGGAGGATAACCCGTATCATCGTCTCCCATTTCGATTTGCCGAGGGTATAGGCGGCTTCGAAGATCGATCGAGGAACTTGCGCAAGTGCCGACTGGATCGGGTGTACCATAAAGGGGAGACTGAAAAGGATAGATCCGATCACAAGCCCCTCAAAACTGAAAGCCAAACGGATGCCGTGTTCGGTCAAAAAACTGCCGATCGCGGAGGCGGGGCTGAATGCCAACAGCAGATAAAAGCCCAGTACCGATGGTGGCAAGACAAGCGGCATACTGACAATCGTCTCTATGATACTCTTGAACCGCATACGGCTGAAGACCA contains:
- the modB gene encoding molybdate ABC transporter permease subunit; protein product: MEAEFINTMLLTFKLASITTVILLVIAIPLSSFLVFSRMRFKSIIETIVSMPLVLPPSVLGFYLLLAFSPASAIGSFLTEHGIRLAFSFEGLVIGSILFSLPFMVHPIQSALAQVPRSIFEAAYTLGKSKWETMIRVILPSIRHGLISGIVLAFAHTVGEFGVILMIGGNIPGETRVASIAIYDEVESLNYALAHQYALTLFAVTFAILLLVYTLNKKSLGGIR